In a single window of the Hydrogenobaculum sp. 3684 genome:
- a CDS encoding response regulator transcription factor, whose product MKVLVVEDDKILLELLCKKLKENGFLCEGAENAQDAILYLKAEAFDVICLDIMLGKDSGINLCKDIRELNKESSIIFISAIADLSTKTKGFEECLADDYITKPFSVEELILRIKAVVRRKHNIKGSVVKLRENVLYDMDRKVLIVDGEEKELTRKLACILETLILKAGKLVSYEMLMQNCWDMAEAPSQDSIRTHLKLLRKLLKEENKDLIRNVPGLGYRLV is encoded by the coding sequence ATGAAAGTCCTTGTGGTAGAAGATGATAAGATACTTTTAGAGCTTTTGTGCAAAAAGTTAAAAGAAAACGGCTTTTTGTGTGAAGGTGCCGAAAACGCTCAAGATGCTATTCTATATTTAAAAGCGGAAGCGTTTGATGTGATATGCCTTGATATCATGCTTGGGAAAGACAGTGGTATAAATCTATGTAAGGATATAAGAGAACTAAACAAAGAATCTTCTATTATATTTATAAGTGCTATAGCAGATTTATCCACCAAAACAAAAGGTTTTGAAGAATGCTTAGCAGATGATTATATCACAAAGCCCTTTAGCGTAGAAGAGCTTATCCTTCGTATAAAAGCCGTTGTAAGAAGAAAGCACAACATAAAAGGAAGCGTTGTAAAGCTAAGAGAAAACGTCCTTTACGATATGGATAGAAAAGTTCTTATAGTGGACGGGGAAGAGAAAGAGCTTACTAGAAAACTTGCCTGCATATTGGAAACTCTAATATTAAAAGCTGGAAAACTGGTATCTTATGAAATGCTTATGCAAAATTGCTGGGATATGGCAGAAGCTCCAAGTCAAGATTCTATTAGGACCCATCTTAAGCTTTTAAGAAAACTTTTGAAAGAAGAAAATAAGGACCTTATAAGAAACGTGCCAGGGCTTGGCTACAGGCTTGTTTAG
- the trpA gene encoding tryptophan synthase subunit alpha, with translation MNISEVFGLLKQKNKIALLSYMVAGYPDLETSYKAFDILLEQGSDMIEIGFPFSDPVADGPTIQEAHTVALQNGITHKDIFDLSKSLKTKHKDKPFLLMTYFNPIFKIGLDRFFEEAKESGIDGFIIPDLPAEEAQGVKDALEQRSLSLVMLLAPTSFKNNRVQSVCEMSSDFVYMVSITGITGARDKLPIESIKEYTTNYRKHCHKPIVLGFGISSKEHIDSLKSYVDGVVVGSHFVKSLKQRGLEGLKEEAKKLSEATYL, from the coding sequence ATGAACATATCAGAGGTTTTTGGGCTTTTAAAACAAAAAAATAAAATAGCATTGCTTTCTTACATGGTGGCTGGATACCCAGATTTGGAAACTTCTTACAAAGCTTTTGATATACTCTTAGAGCAAGGCTCTGATATGATAGAGATAGGTTTTCCTTTTTCAGATCCTGTAGCAGATGGACCCACTATTCAAGAGGCTCACACGGTAGCCCTTCAAAACGGCATCACCCATAAAGATATATTTGATCTTTCTAAAAGCCTAAAAACAAAGCACAAAGACAAACCCTTTTTGCTTATGACGTATTTTAACCCTATTTTTAAGATAGGGCTTGATAGGTTTTTTGAAGAAGCGAAAGAGTCTGGAATAGATGGTTTTATAATACCAGATTTACCAGCAGAAGAAGCTCAAGGTGTAAAAGATGCCTTAGAGCAAAGATCTCTTAGCCTTGTGATGCTTTTGGCTCCAACTTCTTTTAAAAACAACAGGGTCCAAAGTGTTTGTGAGATGTCATCAGATTTTGTTTATATGGTATCTATTACTGGTATTACCGGTGCAAGAGACAAACTACCCATAGAAAGTATAAAAGAATATACCACTAACTATAGAAAACATTGTCATAAACCCATAGTTCTTGGTTTTGGTATATCAAGCAAGGAGCATATAGATAGTTTAAAGTCTTATGTGGATGGTGTGGTAGTGGGTAGTCATTTTGTTAAAAGCCTAAAACAAAGAGGCTTGGAAGGGTTAAAAGAAGAAGCTAAAAAGCTTTCTGAAGCCACCTATCTATGA
- the frr gene encoding ribosome recycling factor — MIEDILKEAEESMKKSINHFKSELAGFRTGRASTSLVEDIKIEYYGSRVPIKQVGNVSVPEPNQILIQVWDQNAISPIEKAIMEQLSLNPARQGNTLRITLPPLTQERRKELVKLLHKTTEEAKVAIRNIRRDAKEMIESLEGISEDEIKRALDKLQKITDHYIDEISNLSSSKEKEITELK, encoded by the coding sequence ATGATAGAGGATATCTTGAAAGAAGCTGAAGAGAGCATGAAAAAGAGTATAAACCATTTTAAGAGCGAGTTGGCAGGCTTTAGGACAGGTAGAGCTTCTACATCGCTGGTGGAGGACATCAAGATAGAGTATTACGGCTCTAGAGTGCCTATTAAACAAGTGGGTAATGTAAGCGTACCAGAGCCAAACCAGATACTCATTCAAGTGTGGGACCAAAACGCCATATCACCTATCGAAAAGGCTATAATGGAACAGCTTTCTTTAAACCCGGCAAGACAAGGAAATACCCTACGCATTACACTTCCACCCCTTACTCAAGAAAGACGTAAAGAACTTGTGAAGCTTTTACACAAAACCACTGAAGAAGCAAAAGTGGCTATAAGAAACATAAGAAGAGATGCAAAAGAGATGATAGAGTCTTTAGAAGGTATATCTGAAGATGAGATAAAAAGGGCCCTCGATAAGCTTCAGAAAATCACAGACCATTATATAGATGAGATATCAAACCTATCTTCTTCAAAGGAGAAAGAGATTACGGAGTTAAAATGA
- the hfq gene encoding RNA chaperone Hfq has protein sequence MGSKNAARLQDLMLNQIRKSKVKVSIYLLNGVRLQGKVRSFDLYTILIEDGKQQTLVYKHSITTIIPAERIDLNFNEIEEEEEEENYNI, from the coding sequence ATGGGTAGCAAAAACGCAGCAAGATTACAAGATTTGATGCTAAACCAAATAAGAAAGTCTAAGGTAAAAGTATCTATATATCTTCTTAACGGCGTAAGGTTGCAAGGAAAAGTTAGATCTTTTGATCTTTATACAATCCTCATAGAAGATGGTAAACAACAAACGTTGGTTTACAAACACTCTATAACTACAATAATACCTGCTGAGAGAATAGACTTAAACTTCAACGAGATAGAGGAAGAGGAGGAAGAAGAAAACTACAACATATAA
- the uppS gene encoding polyprenyl diphosphate synthase, protein MDLNVPKHIAIIMDGNGRWAQEKGKSRFYGHYAGAEVVEPVTLKAKELGVGYLTLFAFSTENWKRPKEEIDVLFKLFKEYLIRKEESILKNGIKMKFIGRKDRIPQELLQYMDSIEQKSEKNNAITLTLAVDYGGLDDITRAFNKLLSSGRLVSQKNQVTQEDIKRALDTHFLPAVDLLIRTGNEKRISNFLLWDIAYAEIFFCEKYWPDFTPEDLCMIVEDFSKRKRRFGAVQPVDMI, encoded by the coding sequence ATGGACTTAAATGTGCCAAAACACATAGCTATAATAATGGATGGTAACGGAAGGTGGGCCCAAGAAAAAGGTAAAAGTAGATTTTATGGGCACTACGCAGGGGCTGAGGTAGTAGAGCCCGTTACATTAAAAGCTAAAGAACTGGGAGTGGGTTATTTAACGCTCTTTGCTTTTTCAACAGAAAACTGGAAAAGACCAAAAGAAGAAATAGATGTTCTTTTTAAGCTTTTTAAAGAATACCTCATAAGAAAAGAAGAAAGTATATTAAAAAACGGCATAAAGATGAAATTTATAGGAAGAAAAGACAGAATACCACAAGAGCTTCTTCAATACATGGATAGTATAGAACAAAAAAGCGAAAAAAACAACGCTATAACCCTAACACTGGCTGTAGATTACGGTGGATTGGACGACATCACAAGGGCTTTTAACAAGCTGCTGAGCAGTGGTAGACTTGTATCTCAAAAAAATCAAGTAACTCAAGAGGATATAAAAAGAGCTTTGGACACTCATTTTCTACCGGCGGTGGACCTTCTAATAAGAACTGGAAACGAAAAAAGAATATCGAACTTTTTGCTTTGGGATATAGCTTATGCTGAAATTTTCTTCTGTGAAAAATACTGGCCGGATTTTACACCAGAAGATCTTTGTATGATAGTGGAGGATTTTTCTAAAAGAAAAAGACGCTTTGGAGCGGTGCAACCAGTAGATATGATATAA
- the eno gene encoding phosphopyruvate hydratase → MSKIADVKAREVLDSRGNPTVETEVLLESGAMGVAIVPSGASTSSKEALELRDNDERYFGKGVLKAVENVNKEIAKAIIGLDASNQTELDLTLIELDGTDNKSNLGANAILSVSMAVARAMANELRIPLFAYLGGVFAKKLPVPLMNIINGGVHADNPLSIQEFMIVPYGAETFSDALRMASETFHVLKSLLKENGFATCVGDEGGFAPNLESTEKAIEFILKAIEKAGYTPGEDIAIGLDFAASEFYKDGIYTIDGKQYDKEELLNFCIKLLENYPIISLEDPASEDDEEGWQMITESLGDKVQIIGDDVFATNPKIFADGIEKGIANAILIKLNQIGTLTETLETIAMAKQYGYNTVISHRSGETEDTFIAHLAVGTNAGQIKTGSLSRSERIAKYNELLRIEEYLGYGAMYASKEEFWPFLQ, encoded by the coding sequence ATGAGTAAAATAGCAGACGTAAAAGCAAGAGAAGTGCTTGATTCAAGGGGCAATCCAACGGTAGAAACAGAAGTGTTGTTGGAATCGGGAGCTATGGGTGTAGCTATAGTTCCAAGTGGTGCTTCCACCAGCTCAAAAGAGGCTTTAGAGCTAAGAGACAACGACGAGAGATACTTTGGTAAGGGTGTTTTGAAAGCCGTAGAAAACGTAAACAAAGAAATAGCAAAAGCCATAATAGGCCTTGACGCTTCTAACCAAACAGAGCTTGACTTAACACTTATAGAACTTGATGGCACAGACAACAAATCAAACTTAGGAGCTAACGCAATACTCTCTGTAAGCATGGCAGTGGCAAGAGCCATGGCCAACGAGCTTAGAATACCACTTTTTGCATATTTAGGAGGCGTGTTTGCAAAAAAATTGCCTGTGCCTCTTATGAACATAATAAACGGCGGAGTACATGCAGACAACCCTCTTAGCATACAAGAGTTTATGATAGTGCCTTATGGAGCCGAGACATTTTCTGATGCCCTTAGGATGGCTTCAGAGACGTTTCATGTGCTTAAGAGCTTGCTAAAAGAAAATGGTTTTGCCACCTGTGTAGGAGATGAAGGTGGTTTTGCACCAAACTTAGAATCCACCGAAAAAGCTATAGAGTTTATACTAAAAGCCATAGAAAAAGCCGGATATACACCCGGAGAAGACATCGCCATAGGTCTTGATTTTGCAGCTTCGGAGTTTTACAAAGACGGTATATATACTATAGATGGTAAGCAGTATGACAAAGAGGAACTTCTTAATTTTTGCATAAAGCTTTTAGAAAACTATCCGATAATATCGTTAGAAGACCCAGCTTCAGAAGATGATGAAGAAGGATGGCAGATGATTACAGAAAGCTTAGGAGATAAGGTACAGATTATAGGAGATGATGTGTTTGCCACAAATCCAAAAATCTTTGCAGATGGTATAGAAAAAGGCATAGCAAACGCAATACTTATAAAGCTAAACCAAATAGGCACTCTCACAGAAACCTTGGAAACCATAGCTATGGCAAAACAATACGGCTACAACACCGTTATATCTCACAGATCCGGGGAAACAGAAGATACCTTTATAGCTCATTTGGCTGTAGGTACAAACGCAGGACAGATAAAAACAGGTTCTTTATCAAGATCTGAAAGGATAGCCAAATACAACGAGCTTCTAAGGATAGAAGAGTACCTTGGCTACGGAGCTATGTATGCGTCAAAAGAAGAATTTTGGCCGTTCTTACAGTAA
- the purL gene encoding phosphoribosylformylglycinamidine synthase subunit PurL, with amino-acid sequence MDNLHGLTQQEYETIKSLIGREPNDIELGIFGVLWSEHCSYKSSKPLLKKFPTEAPYVVQGPGENAGVIELEDVWLAFKIESHNHPSFIDPFNGAATGVGGIIRDIMSMGARPIAILDSLRFGENSKRITKGVVKGISHYGNCIGIPTVGGETFFDSCYEKNPLVNAFCIGVMPKNRIYKARATKVGQILFLLGSSTGRDGIHGATMASSQFDEKALKKRSNVQIGDPFYGKKLLEAIMYVVENQLVVGIQDLGAGGIAGACFEVAYKSNMGVDINLDEVPLREKDMNAYEILLSESQERMLLIAEKENLQELINVANKFHLSWCVLGETTTSNTVNVYFKNEKVASLDYKIVAEGVPSCYTTPSKEFTPAKEKFLPDKIDLKELFLKVISNPNIASKEHIYTQYDFEVGTNTVIGPSSDAAVLRIKWPLRPAVKSDQGIAIKADGNAYYMEADPYEGARWTIAECARNLACVGAKALAFSDCLNFGNPKREDVAIKIELCVSGMADAMKEFGVPVISGNVSLYNETVEGNTITNIMPTPVVVGVGVLEDVRKHMDHRFKKPSNLFLIGNLNQEYTLNGSLVQKILTGSVKGALTKVDIEKEKLLSKVLISLIQKDLILSAHDVSMGGLIVNIFESLVDTNLGAYISLYVDEDPTMFLFTENPTRVVVSVDQDLEEQFKSVVEETNLDWMLIGSIISEKSFTIEYNGRELLRCDLETAKYIWKNSLKDFF; translated from the coding sequence ATGGATAATTTACATGGGCTTACACAGCAAGAGTATGAAACTATAAAATCTCTCATAGGTAGAGAGCCAAACGATATAGAGCTCGGTATATTTGGTGTTTTATGGTCTGAACATTGTTCTTATAAAAGCTCAAAACCCCTTCTTAAGAAATTTCCAACAGAAGCTCCTTACGTGGTTCAAGGACCCGGTGAAAATGCTGGTGTTATAGAATTAGAAGATGTTTGGCTTGCTTTTAAGATAGAAAGTCACAATCATCCATCTTTTATAGATCCCTTTAACGGTGCTGCTACAGGAGTAGGGGGGATAATAAGAGATATAATGTCTATGGGAGCAAGGCCTATAGCGATACTGGATTCCCTTAGATTTGGAGAGAACTCCAAAAGGATCACCAAAGGGGTAGTAAAGGGGATAAGTCACTATGGCAACTGTATAGGTATACCCACCGTTGGTGGTGAGACATTTTTTGATAGCTGCTACGAAAAAAACCCTCTTGTAAATGCTTTTTGCATAGGCGTAATGCCAAAAAATAGAATATACAAAGCAAGAGCCACTAAAGTAGGTCAGATACTATTTCTCTTAGGCTCATCCACCGGAAGAGACGGCATACACGGAGCTACGATGGCTAGTTCTCAGTTTGATGAAAAAGCTTTGAAAAAGCGTTCCAACGTCCAAATAGGCGATCCTTTTTACGGCAAAAAACTTTTAGAAGCTATAATGTATGTGGTAGAAAACCAATTGGTGGTGGGTATACAAGATTTAGGAGCTGGAGGAATAGCTGGCGCTTGCTTTGAAGTAGCTTACAAATCAAATATGGGTGTTGATATAAACTTAGACGAAGTCCCACTTAGGGAAAAAGACATGAACGCTTACGAAATACTCCTTTCAGAAAGCCAAGAAAGAATGCTTCTTATAGCCGAAAAAGAAAACTTACAAGAGTTAATAAACGTAGCAAACAAATTTCACCTTTCTTGGTGTGTGTTAGGAGAAACCACCACATCAAACACGGTAAACGTATACTTCAAAAATGAGAAAGTAGCATCTTTGGACTATAAAATAGTAGCAGAAGGTGTGCCAAGCTGCTACACAACACCTTCTAAGGAATTTACACCAGCCAAAGAAAAATTTTTGCCAGATAAAATAGACCTAAAAGAGTTATTTTTAAAGGTAATATCAAATCCAAACATAGCTTCAAAAGAGCATATATATACTCAATACGATTTTGAAGTAGGCACTAATACGGTCATAGGACCTTCAAGCGATGCGGCAGTTTTAAGGATAAAGTGGCCTTTAAGACCCGCCGTAAAATCAGATCAGGGAATAGCTATAAAAGCTGATGGAAACGCTTACTATATGGAAGCAGACCCTTACGAAGGGGCAAGATGGACTATAGCGGAATGCGCTAGAAACTTAGCTTGCGTAGGAGCCAAAGCCCTTGCTTTTAGCGATTGCCTAAACTTTGGAAACCCAAAAAGAGAAGATGTGGCAATAAAGATAGAGCTTTGCGTAAGTGGTATGGCAGATGCGATGAAAGAGTTTGGCGTCCCGGTAATAAGCGGTAACGTATCGTTATACAACGAAACCGTTGAAGGAAACACCATCACAAATATTATGCCAACGCCTGTGGTAGTTGGGGTTGGAGTTTTAGAAGATGTACGTAAACACATGGATCACAGGTTTAAAAAACCCTCTAATCTGTTCCTTATAGGAAATTTAAACCAAGAGTATACTCTAAATGGTTCCCTTGTACAGAAAATTTTAACTGGTAGTGTAAAAGGTGCTCTTACAAAAGTAGATATTGAAAAAGAAAAACTCTTATCTAAAGTTCTTATAAGCCTAATCCAAAAAGATTTAATACTCTCAGCTCACGATGTATCGATGGGCGGTCTTATAGTAAATATATTCGAGAGTTTAGTAGATACAAACTTGGGAGCCTACATAAGCCTTTATGTAGACGAAGACCCAACGATGTTTTTGTTTACAGAAAATCCCACAAGGGTAGTGGTAAGCGTAGACCAAGATTTAGAAGAGCAGTTTAAGAGTGTAGTGGAAGAAACCAATCTCGATTGGATGCTCATAGGAAGCATCATATCAGAAAAATCTTTTACCATAGAATACAACGGCAGAGAACTTCTAAGATGTGATTTGGAAACAGCAAAATATATATGGAAAAACAGCCTAAAAGATTTCTTTTAA
- the lspA gene encoding signal peptidase II codes for MEKQPKRFLLIYFITFLTVFILDEITKIEIKSILKPNESVDVLPILKIVLIYNTGIAFGMLSSLGGMLRVLLLEVLPVIAIFVSGFYAFKSKDTKISILMGMLSGGAFGNLFERVYYGKVTDFLYFHIGDHYWPAFNVADSAVSLSIAGLILLSLKEREG; via the coding sequence ATGGAAAAACAGCCTAAAAGATTTCTTTTAATATACTTTATCACATTCTTAACGGTATTTATCTTGGATGAGATAACAAAAATAGAGATAAAAAGCATACTAAAACCAAACGAAAGTGTAGATGTACTACCTATACTAAAAATAGTGCTTATATACAACACTGGCATTGCTTTTGGTATGCTATCTAGTTTGGGTGGCATGCTTAGAGTGTTGCTTTTGGAAGTCCTTCCGGTGATAGCCATATTTGTAAGCGGTTTTTATGCTTTTAAAAGCAAAGATACAAAAATTAGTATACTAATGGGTATGCTCTCAGGCGGGGCTTTTGGAAACTTGTTTGAAAGGGTGTATTATGGCAAAGTGACAGACTTTTTGTATTTCCATATAGGAGATCACTACTGGCCAGCTTTTAACGTGGCAGATAGCGCTGTGAGTTTATCCATAGCAGGGCTTATACTTCTTTCTTTAAAAGAGCGTGAGGGGTAA
- a CDS encoding phosphoribosylanthranilate isomerase: MAKVKICGITNLEDALLSQELGADFLGFILYPKSQRYINLEEAIKIKKHLKIPTVGVIVNEPLNTVKELLNYFDFIQLHGDEDCTYSISNRIIKVFRVKDKLPDIEKCWDENLILFDTLSDKYGGTGKSFNWNILKTLKRNFFVSGGLNEENVQHLKDIKPYAVDVASGVEEKPGKKNPDKLEKFIKRAKAL, encoded by the coding sequence ATGGCAAAGGTAAAAATATGCGGTATTACAAACTTAGAAGATGCCCTTTTATCCCAAGAACTTGGAGCTGATTTTTTAGGTTTTATACTATATCCTAAAAGCCAAAGATACATAAATTTAGAAGAGGCTATTAAAATAAAAAAGCATTTAAAAATACCGACAGTAGGAGTAATAGTGAATGAGCCTTTAAACACAGTAAAAGAGCTTCTTAATTATTTTGATTTTATCCAGCTTCATGGAGATGAGGATTGTACTTACAGTATATCAAATAGGATTATAAAGGTATTTAGAGTAAAAGATAAACTACCAGATATAGAAAAATGCTGGGATGAAAATCTTATACTTTTTGATACGTTATCAGATAAATATGGAGGCACTGGTAAGAGCTTTAATTGGAATATATTAAAAACTTTGAAAAGGAATTTTTTTGTATCTGGGGGTTTAAACGAAGAAAACGTTCAACACTTAAAAGATATAAAACCCTATGCTGTTGATGTAGCATCTGGGGTTGAAGAAAAACCAGGTAAAAAAAATCCTGATAAATTAGAAAAATTTATAAAAAGGGCAAAAGCTTTATGA
- the purN gene encoding phosphoribosylglycinamide formyltransferase: MKMAIFVSGRGSNLEAILKAKNKGFLNSEFIVISNNKNARAIDIAKSYSVETFYFEPKPKYAFEENALKLLKEKNIDFIVLAGFMAILSEGFIKDYPQKIINIHPSLLPAFKGIDVHKRVIESGVKFSGATVHFVTEDIDAGCIIAQAVTPIDQEDTEYILEQKVLSLEHKLLPQVIKWIEQNRVFVKDKKAYVKNAKYNCYPFNPCLEIEIE; the protein is encoded by the coding sequence ATGAAAATGGCAATTTTTGTATCTGGAAGAGGGTCAAATTTAGAAGCTATACTAAAAGCCAAAAACAAAGGGTTTTTAAACTCAGAGTTTATCGTCATATCAAACAACAAAAACGCAAGAGCCATAGATATAGCAAAGTCTTATAGCGTAGAAACATTTTATTTTGAGCCAAAACCAAAATATGCGTTTGAAGAAAACGCTTTAAAGCTTTTAAAAGAAAAGAACATAGATTTTATCGTACTAGCGGGGTTTATGGCTATTCTTTCTGAGGGCTTTATAAAAGACTATCCACAAAAGATAATAAACATACACCCTTCTTTGCTACCAGCTTTTAAAGGAATAGATGTACACAAAAGAGTTATAGAATCTGGTGTTAAGTTTAGCGGGGCTACCGTGCATTTTGTAACAGAGGATATAGACGCTGGTTGCATAATTGCCCAAGCGGTTACACCCATAGACCAAGAAGACACAGAATATATATTAGAACAAAAAGTCCTAAGCTTAGAACATAAGCTATTACCCCAAGTAATAAAATGGATAGAACAAAATAGAGTTTTTGTAAAAGATAAAAAAGCCTACGTAAAAAACGCAAAATACAACTGCTATCCTTTTAACCCTTGTTTAGAGATAGAAATTGAATAA
- the leuB gene encoding 3-isopropylmalate dehydrogenase: MKTLKIAVLKGDGIGPEIVDSALEVLDSLASKYNFQYETKEGLIGGIAIDKTGNPLPEETVQICKESDAVLLGAVGGPKWDDLPTDKKPEKGLLGIRKALDLYANLRPAKVFDALIESSPLKESVVKGTDLMVVRELSSDVYYGEPRGITTLENGERYGFNTMGYKESEIRRVVKKAFEIARQRRKKLTSVDKANVLEVSGLWRDIVNEEHKNYQDVELEHLYVDNCAMQLVNRPYSFDTIVTGNIFGDILSDEAGVIQGSLGMLPSASLGDKYALYEPIHGSAPDIAGKGIANPIATILSVAMMFKYSFKMDDVAKAIEDAVDKALAQGYRTQDLYRGEGIKVNTKEMTKKIIENL; encoded by the coding sequence ATGAAGACATTAAAAATAGCTGTTTTAAAAGGTGATGGTATAGGCCCTGAGATTGTAGATAGTGCTTTAGAAGTACTAGATAGCTTAGCCTCAAAATACAACTTCCAATATGAAACAAAAGAAGGCCTAATAGGTGGTATAGCTATAGATAAAACAGGCAATCCTCTTCCAGAAGAAACTGTGCAAATATGCAAAGAATCTGATGCGGTGCTACTTGGGGCTGTAGGTGGACCAAAGTGGGATGATTTACCCACAGATAAAAAACCAGAAAAAGGGCTTCTTGGTATAAGAAAGGCCTTAGATCTATATGCAAACTTAAGACCTGCTAAAGTTTTTGATGCTCTCATAGAAAGCTCCCCTTTAAAAGAATCAGTAGTAAAAGGCACGGATCTGATGGTGGTAAGAGAGCTTTCTTCCGATGTGTATTACGGAGAGCCAAGAGGTATAACAACGCTCGAAAACGGCGAAAGATACGGCTTTAACACAATGGGTTATAAAGAATCAGAAATAAGAAGGGTGGTAAAAAAGGCTTTTGAGATAGCAAGACAAAGAAGGAAAAAACTCACCAGCGTTGATAAAGCGAACGTATTAGAAGTGTCTGGGCTTTGGAGAGATATAGTAAACGAAGAACACAAAAATTATCAGGATGTAGAATTAGAACATCTTTATGTAGATAACTGCGCTATGCAACTTGTAAATAGACCTTATTCTTTTGATACCATAGTAACTGGCAATATATTTGGAGATATACTATCTGATGAGGCTGGTGTTATACAAGGAAGTCTTGGTATGCTTCCATCTGCTTCCTTAGGGGATAAATACGCCCTTTACGAACCAATACACGGCTCTGCTCCTGATATAGCAGGTAAAGGCATAGCAAATCCAATAGCCACTATACTCTCAGTGGCGATGATGTTTAAGTATTCCTTCAAAATGGACGATGTGGCAAAAGCTATAGAAGATGCAGTTGACAAAGCATTGGCTCAAGGGTATAGAACCCAAGATTTATATAGAGGAGAAGGTATTAAGGTAAACACAAAAGAAATGACCAAAAAAATTATAGAAAACCTATAG
- a CDS encoding thioredoxin family protein, whose translation MHAIITLIIIFLILFLAFIISLRLLAIYKMKKLKGATLNEFKNEKRLILYFYSENCGACKVMAPIIDSIKEVKVKKIDVFSKEGAKLVQELGIMGTPTTVLIEKGNVLNAFIGVKKKEDILNMFTKPQ comes from the coding sequence ATGCATGCTATTATTACGCTTATTATCATATTTTTAATTTTATTTTTAGCTTTTATTATAAGCCTAAGACTTTTAGCTATATACAAGATGAAAAAGTTAAAAGGAGCCACATTAAACGAGTTTAAAAATGAAAAAAGATTGATACTTTACTTTTATTCTGAAAACTGTGGTGCTTGTAAAGTGATGGCTCCTATAATAGACTCTATAAAAGAGGTAAAGGTTAAGAAAATAGACGTATTTAGCAAAGAAGGGGCAAAACTTGTTCAAGAGTTAGGTATAATGGGCACTCCGACTACGGTTTTAATAGAAAAAGGTAATGTATTAAACGCCTTTATAGGCGTTAAGAAAAAAGAAGACATATTAAACATGTTTACTAAGCCACAATAA